From Ananas comosus cultivar F153 linkage group 8, ASM154086v1, whole genome shotgun sequence, one genomic window encodes:
- the LOC109713820 gene encoding actin cytoskeleton-regulatory complex protein pan1-like isoform X1, with protein sequence MANLEVFEAYFKRADLDQDGRISGAEAVSFLQGSNLPKHILAQIWMYADQNRSGFLGRHEFYNLLKLVTVAQSGRELSPEMVKSALYGPAASKIPAPQINAVPSSAAQMNSAAAPTTQKNSLPPPSNQMGASAPPQNLGYRAPQAPYSNLGVNQQVLSSNTAFMRPPQAAPSPSMQQMPGVNRGLTGGGVAGPTLPGSNTMGLATDWFGNKSAGGSVGSTTQPPLRGITPSQRPEGFGLALSSATAMTPRPPTQSITPSVLPTKPLDPMLPTIGQAANGSKPLVVSENSFSSASGLGGNLISTSSQAMPIASTLAFSANSMPNSSSLPSVSSNSQNVLAQLDPIQSTTRIPPGGTQLQQTKSGVNNIQSTPVLPTSNVSAGLASSSSGQSQVQWPKIAQSDIQKYTKVFVEVDKDRDGKITGEQARNLFLSWRLPREVLKQVWDLSDQDNDSMLSLREFCIALYLMERYREGCPLPAMLPDSLKYDETLLRATGLPATTYGGPTWQPNAGFPQGIPGARPVVAPAGIRPPIQTYMPSQIDAAVQPGQQKPRMPGLDNYVVDQISKDKQSTERPEHQEATDSGKKVQEMEKQILDSKEKIEFYRNKMQDLVLYKSRCDNRLNEIAERASADKREVELLGKKYEEKYKQVGEIASQLAVQEVTFRDVQERKLELHNAIVKMEQGGSADGLLQVRADRIQNDLEELEKALGERCKQFGLHVKPATSIELPFGWQPGAQEGAVDWDEDWDKFEDEGFVLVKGLNEEVQNALFGSMDEFSPSASSSNGHLKNEKHYNAGERATETEATYEHSEEEARSSGSSGRSPFHSSQFGVHDNSPRTKDSYSDHDGAESRTSGNKYDEPSWTFEDTDSVWGSNAMHTTEDDHQGGTRNSFSGSGDFGLNPLRVDSPSAASVFGKGKRSPFFEDSVPSSPAFNSGFGFSPKFNESRDDNSFGYGRFDSFKTQDSGFFPQDKSFARSDSMSSTKDDRFSRFDSISSSRNFGHSRGFESFDEADPFGSTGPFKSSGSH encoded by the exons ATGGCGAATTTGGAGGTCTTTGAGGCCTACTTCAAGAGAGCGGATTTGGATCAGGATGGGAGGATCAGCGGCGCCGAGGCGGTCTCGTTCTTACAAGGATCCAATTTGCCGAAGCACATCCTAGCTCAG ATTTGGATGTATGCTGATCAGAACAGGAGTGGTTTTCTAGGGCGCCATGAGTTCTATAATCTACTGAAACTTGTAACAGTGGCACAAAGTGGGCGTGAGCTATCACCAGAGATGGTAAAGTCTGCATTATATGGTCCAGCTGCATCTAAAATTCCAGCTCCACAAATAAATGCAGTTCCTTCTTCTGCAGCTCAAATGAATTCTGCAGCTGCCCCTACAACCCAAAAAAATTCATTGCCACCACCTTCCAATCAGATGGGTGCATCAGCACCACCACAAAACTTAGGGTATAGAGCCCCACAAGCaccatattcaaatttgggtgtGAATCAACAGGTACTCTCTTCAAACACCGCATTCATGAGGCCACCACAAGCAGCTCCTTCTCCTAGTATGCAACAGATGCCTGGAGTTAATAGAGGACTCACTGGAGGTGGTGTGGCAGGGCCAACCCTTCCAGGCTCCAATACAATGGGCTTAGCAACTGATTGGTTTGGCAATAAAAGTGCTGGAGGTTCTGTTGGGAGTACCACACAACCGCCTCTAAGGGGCATTACCCCCTCCCAGAGGCCAGAGGGTTTTGGTCTAGCACTGTCTAGTGCAACTGCAATGACTCCTAGACCACCAACACAATCCATTACGCCATCTGTTCTTCCGACTAAACCCCTTGATCCCATGTTACCTACCATCGGGCAAGCTGCTAATGGTTCGAAACCTTTAGTTGTATCTGAGAACAGTTTTTCTTCTGCCTCGGGTTTGGGAGGGAATTTAATCTCTACTAGTTCTCAGGCGATGCCAATTGCTTCTACACTTGCCTTTTCTGCAAACAGTATGCCCAACTCATCCTCCCTTCCCTCTGTTTCTAGTAACTCTCAAAATGTGCTAGCTCAACTTGATCCTATACAGAGTACCACAAGAATCCCTCCAGGTGGTACTCAGCTTCAACAGACTAAATCAGGGGTTAATAACATTCAGAGCACTCCAGTACTCCCCACATCTAATGTTTCAGCTGGACTTGCGAGTTCAAGTTCTGGTCAATCTCAGgttcaatggccaaaaattgcTCAATCTGACATTCAGAAGTACACAAAAGTATTTGTGGAGGTCGATAAGGATAGAGATGGAAAAATCACCGGTGAACAGGCTCGCAACCTGTTCCTGAGTTGGAGACTTCCCAGAG AGGTCTTAAAACAGGTGTGGGACTTGTCTGACCAAGATAACGATAGCATGCTTTCCCTGCGAGAATTCTGTATTGCTCTTTATTTAATGGAGCGATATCGTGAAGGATGTCCTCTTCCAGCTATGCTGCCTGATAGTCTTAAATATGATGAGACATTGTTACGCGCCACTGGTTTGCCTGCAACAACATACGGTGGGCCAACTTGGCAACCAAATGCAG GTTTTCCACAAGGTATCCCTGGTGCACGTCCTGTGGTGGCTCCAGCTGGAATAAGGCCTCCAATCCAAACTTATATGCCTTCACAGATTGATGCTGCCGTACAGCCAGGACAACAGAAACCAAGAATGCCGGGCTTGGATAATTATGTGGTAGATCAAATCAGCAAGGACAAGCAAAGTACAGAAAGACCAGAACACCAGGAGGCAACTGATTCTGGTAAAAAG GTTCAAGAGATGGAGAAGCAGATCCTTGATTCTAAAGAGAAGATCGAATTTTACCGCAATAAGATGCAAGATCTT GTACTTTACAAAAGTCGTTGCGACAACAGGCTGAATGAGATTGCAGAACGCGCATCTGCTGACAAACGTGAG GTTGAGTTGCTAGGGAAGAAATATGAAGAGAAGTACAAGCAGGTAGGAGAGATAGCCTCCCAACTGGCAGTGCAAGAGGTGACATTTCGCGATGTCCAG GAGAGGAAGCTGGAATTGCATAATGCAATCGTCAAAATGGAACAAGGTGGAAGTGCTGATGGTTTACTTCAG GTTCGTGCTGATCGAATCCAAAATGACTTGGAGGAGCTAGAGAAAGCTCTTGGTGAACGCTGCAAACAATTTGGATTACACGTCAAACCCGCTACATCTATTGAGCTTCCCTTTG GTTGGCAACCTGGTGCACAAGAGGGGGCGGTGGATTGGGATGAAGATTGGGATAAGTTTGAAGATGAAG GATTTGTTTTGGTAAAGGGTCTCAATGAAGAAGTTCAAAATGCTCTCTTTGGCTCGATGGATGAGTTTTCTCCTTCCGCATCGTCTTCTAACGGCCATCTCAAGAATGAAAAGCATTATAATGCTGGAGAGCGAGCAACGGAGACTGAAGCAACCTATGAACATAgtgaagaagaagcaagaagtTCTGGTAGTTCAGGAAGAAGTCCGTTTCACTCTTCACAGTTTGGTGTGCATGATAATTCCCCACGCACTAAAGACAGTTACAG TGACCACGACGGTGCGGAATCGAGAACCTCGGGCAACAAGTATGATGAACCTTCCTGGACCTTTGAAGACACCGACTCAGTATGGGGCTCTAATGCAATGCATACAACG GAGGATGATCACCAAGGGGGCACTCGTAACTCCTTCTCTGGTTCTGGGGACTTTGGTTTAAATCCACTAAGAGTAGACTCCCCAAGCGCTGCCAGTGTATTTGGAAAGGGAAAGAGGAGTCCATTCTTCGAGGACTCTGTTCCGAGTTCTCCAGCCTTCAACTCCGGGTTTGGGTTCTCGCCGAAATTTAATGAATCTCGCGACGATAACTCTTTTGGTTACGGGAGATTCGATTCCTTCAAAACACAAGACAGCGGATTCTTCCCTCAGGACAAGAGCTTCGCGAGGTCCGACTCCATGAGCAGCACCAAAGACGACCGCTTTTCAAGGTTTGACTCAATTAGCAGCTCGAGGAACTTCGGTCACAGCCGGGGATTCGAATCTTTTGATGAGGCCGACCCGTTTGGGTCGACTGGACCTTTCAAGTCGTCTGGAAGCCACTAA
- the LOC109713820 gene encoding epidermal growth factor receptor substrate 15-like isoform X2 — MNSAAAPTTQKNSLPPPSNQMGASAPPQNLGYRAPQAPYSNLGVNQQVLSSNTAFMRPPQAAPSPSMQQMPGVNRGLTGGGVAGPTLPGSNTMGLATDWFGNKSAGGSVGSTTQPPLRGITPSQRPEGFGLALSSATAMTPRPPTQSITPSVLPTKPLDPMLPTIGQAANGSKPLVVSENSFSSASGLGGNLISTSSQAMPIASTLAFSANSMPNSSSLPSVSSNSQNVLAQLDPIQSTTRIPPGGTQLQQTKSGVNNIQSTPVLPTSNVSAGLASSSSGQSQVQWPKIAQSDIQKYTKVFVEVDKDRDGKITGEQARNLFLSWRLPREVLKQVWDLSDQDNDSMLSLREFCIALYLMERYREGCPLPAMLPDSLKYDETLLRATGLPATTYGGPTWQPNAGFPQGIPGARPVVAPAGIRPPIQTYMPSQIDAAVQPGQQKPRMPGLDNYVVDQISKDKQSTERPEHQEATDSGKKVQEMEKQILDSKEKIEFYRNKMQDLVLYKSRCDNRLNEIAERASADKREVELLGKKYEEKYKQVGEIASQLAVQEVTFRDVQERKLELHNAIVKMEQGGSADGLLQVRADRIQNDLEELEKALGERCKQFGLHVKPATSIELPFGWQPGAQEGAVDWDEDWDKFEDEGFVLVKGLNEEVQNALFGSMDEFSPSASSSNGHLKNEKHYNAGERATETEATYEHSEEEARSSGSSGRSPFHSSQFGVHDNSPRTKDSYSDHDGAESRTSGNKYDEPSWTFEDTDSVWGSNAMHTTEDDHQGGTRNSFSGSGDFGLNPLRVDSPSAASVFGKGKRSPFFEDSVPSSPAFNSGFGFSPKFNESRDDNSFGYGRFDSFKTQDSGFFPQDKSFARSDSMSSTKDDRFSRFDSISSSRNFGHSRGFESFDEADPFGSTGPFKSSGSH; from the exons ATGAATTCTGCAGCTGCCCCTACAACCCAAAAAAATTCATTGCCACCACCTTCCAATCAGATGGGTGCATCAGCACCACCACAAAACTTAGGGTATAGAGCCCCACAAGCaccatattcaaatttgggtgtGAATCAACAGGTACTCTCTTCAAACACCGCATTCATGAGGCCACCACAAGCAGCTCCTTCTCCTAGTATGCAACAGATGCCTGGAGTTAATAGAGGACTCACTGGAGGTGGTGTGGCAGGGCCAACCCTTCCAGGCTCCAATACAATGGGCTTAGCAACTGATTGGTTTGGCAATAAAAGTGCTGGAGGTTCTGTTGGGAGTACCACACAACCGCCTCTAAGGGGCATTACCCCCTCCCAGAGGCCAGAGGGTTTTGGTCTAGCACTGTCTAGTGCAACTGCAATGACTCCTAGACCACCAACACAATCCATTACGCCATCTGTTCTTCCGACTAAACCCCTTGATCCCATGTTACCTACCATCGGGCAAGCTGCTAATGGTTCGAAACCTTTAGTTGTATCTGAGAACAGTTTTTCTTCTGCCTCGGGTTTGGGAGGGAATTTAATCTCTACTAGTTCTCAGGCGATGCCAATTGCTTCTACACTTGCCTTTTCTGCAAACAGTATGCCCAACTCATCCTCCCTTCCCTCTGTTTCTAGTAACTCTCAAAATGTGCTAGCTCAACTTGATCCTATACAGAGTACCACAAGAATCCCTCCAGGTGGTACTCAGCTTCAACAGACTAAATCAGGGGTTAATAACATTCAGAGCACTCCAGTACTCCCCACATCTAATGTTTCAGCTGGACTTGCGAGTTCAAGTTCTGGTCAATCTCAGgttcaatggccaaaaattgcTCAATCTGACATTCAGAAGTACACAAAAGTATTTGTGGAGGTCGATAAGGATAGAGATGGAAAAATCACCGGTGAACAGGCTCGCAACCTGTTCCTGAGTTGGAGACTTCCCAGAG AGGTCTTAAAACAGGTGTGGGACTTGTCTGACCAAGATAACGATAGCATGCTTTCCCTGCGAGAATTCTGTATTGCTCTTTATTTAATGGAGCGATATCGTGAAGGATGTCCTCTTCCAGCTATGCTGCCTGATAGTCTTAAATATGATGAGACATTGTTACGCGCCACTGGTTTGCCTGCAACAACATACGGTGGGCCAACTTGGCAACCAAATGCAG GTTTTCCACAAGGTATCCCTGGTGCACGTCCTGTGGTGGCTCCAGCTGGAATAAGGCCTCCAATCCAAACTTATATGCCTTCACAGATTGATGCTGCCGTACAGCCAGGACAACAGAAACCAAGAATGCCGGGCTTGGATAATTATGTGGTAGATCAAATCAGCAAGGACAAGCAAAGTACAGAAAGACCAGAACACCAGGAGGCAACTGATTCTGGTAAAAAG GTTCAAGAGATGGAGAAGCAGATCCTTGATTCTAAAGAGAAGATCGAATTTTACCGCAATAAGATGCAAGATCTT GTACTTTACAAAAGTCGTTGCGACAACAGGCTGAATGAGATTGCAGAACGCGCATCTGCTGACAAACGTGAG GTTGAGTTGCTAGGGAAGAAATATGAAGAGAAGTACAAGCAGGTAGGAGAGATAGCCTCCCAACTGGCAGTGCAAGAGGTGACATTTCGCGATGTCCAG GAGAGGAAGCTGGAATTGCATAATGCAATCGTCAAAATGGAACAAGGTGGAAGTGCTGATGGTTTACTTCAG GTTCGTGCTGATCGAATCCAAAATGACTTGGAGGAGCTAGAGAAAGCTCTTGGTGAACGCTGCAAACAATTTGGATTACACGTCAAACCCGCTACATCTATTGAGCTTCCCTTTG GTTGGCAACCTGGTGCACAAGAGGGGGCGGTGGATTGGGATGAAGATTGGGATAAGTTTGAAGATGAAG GATTTGTTTTGGTAAAGGGTCTCAATGAAGAAGTTCAAAATGCTCTCTTTGGCTCGATGGATGAGTTTTCTCCTTCCGCATCGTCTTCTAACGGCCATCTCAAGAATGAAAAGCATTATAATGCTGGAGAGCGAGCAACGGAGACTGAAGCAACCTATGAACATAgtgaagaagaagcaagaagtTCTGGTAGTTCAGGAAGAAGTCCGTTTCACTCTTCACAGTTTGGTGTGCATGATAATTCCCCACGCACTAAAGACAGTTACAG TGACCACGACGGTGCGGAATCGAGAACCTCGGGCAACAAGTATGATGAACCTTCCTGGACCTTTGAAGACACCGACTCAGTATGGGGCTCTAATGCAATGCATACAACG GAGGATGATCACCAAGGGGGCACTCGTAACTCCTTCTCTGGTTCTGGGGACTTTGGTTTAAATCCACTAAGAGTAGACTCCCCAAGCGCTGCCAGTGTATTTGGAAAGGGAAAGAGGAGTCCATTCTTCGAGGACTCTGTTCCGAGTTCTCCAGCCTTCAACTCCGGGTTTGGGTTCTCGCCGAAATTTAATGAATCTCGCGACGATAACTCTTTTGGTTACGGGAGATTCGATTCCTTCAAAACACAAGACAGCGGATTCTTCCCTCAGGACAAGAGCTTCGCGAGGTCCGACTCCATGAGCAGCACCAAAGACGACCGCTTTTCAAGGTTTGACTCAATTAGCAGCTCGAGGAACTTCGGTCACAGCCGGGGATTCGAATCTTTTGATGAGGCCGACCCGTTTGGGTCGACTGGACCTTTCAAGTCGTCTGGAAGCCACTAA